Proteins co-encoded in one Novipirellula artificiosorum genomic window:
- a CDS encoding pilus assembly FimT family protein, with protein sequence MKCRSGSTLTELLVAATLVVTGMAVAAPLAVRSGQTWMQTREHQLALDELSNHLEHLVRLPVDELVTEVSKVTASDLVLGRLPEVIVQAEVLGESRQPCCIQVSIDWHRMGDPEPIRLTGWVETLDESTPTMETPQ encoded by the coding sequence ATGAAGTGTCGATCAGGTTCTACCCTTACCGAGTTGCTTGTTGCCGCGACACTCGTGGTCACAGGGATGGCGGTCGCCGCGCCGTTGGCAGTGCGCAGTGGCCAAACGTGGATGCAGACTCGAGAGCATCAACTCGCTCTCGACGAACTATCCAACCATCTTGAACACCTCGTCCGCCTACCCGTCGACGAGTTGGTGACCGAAGTCAGCAAGGTGACGGCATCCGACTTGGTCCTTGGCCGATTACCGGAAGTGATCGTCCAAGCTGAAGTTTTGGGCGAATCTCGTCAACCCTGCTGCATCCAGGTTTCCATCGATTGGCATCGCATGGGCGACCCCGAGCCGATTCGACTGACCGGATGGGTCGAGACCCTTGACGAATCGACTCCAACCATGGAGACGCCCCAGTGA
- a CDS encoding type II secretion system F family protein yields the protein MSDIFTHYFPSITELQHRLCPRWRISTRFSGDTRVAQHRALLRVLFVAWKQRLDTAVLVGNLAEEHRGGYRRQLKRLANRLGEGMSLIDALEQTPDVLDDDTVLAIRFATQCGTIEPTLERLVDQRDDTENRLQLGLRQSMIYGAAITAIAALILVFLMTFITPVMEELNSEILDESPDPRLPWAFRSLVATCEYLVNYAHVVVVVAVALGILLFAGPIRRYLRRVVASRWVGSIARVRSARLMSLLADSLEAGRPIAGSLSTLGRYHFDSSVRQKLLLARNEVEQGTPPWASLADANLITDAESIAIEKMNTQPDRVWTLRHLAAWKSEQVGRSREKRSQLVQPAVVLLLAAIVLWIGFSYFQFLTHLIESLAKP from the coding sequence ATGTCCGACATCTTCACCCATTACTTTCCCAGCATCACAGAATTGCAACATCGACTCTGTCCCCGCTGGAGGATCTCGACACGGTTCTCTGGCGACACTCGCGTGGCACAGCATCGAGCCCTGCTACGAGTCCTTTTCGTCGCGTGGAAGCAGCGACTGGACACGGCGGTATTGGTTGGCAATTTGGCTGAGGAACATCGAGGGGGTTACCGCCGTCAACTCAAACGGCTTGCCAATCGACTCGGTGAAGGAATGTCACTGATCGATGCACTGGAGCAGACTCCCGACGTGCTCGATGACGACACGGTCTTAGCGATCCGCTTTGCCACTCAATGCGGCACGATCGAACCAACCCTCGAGCGTTTGGTCGATCAACGCGACGATACGGAGAACCGCCTACAACTTGGACTTCGTCAATCGATGATCTATGGGGCAGCGATCACGGCGATCGCTGCATTGATTCTGGTGTTCTTGATGACATTTATCACACCGGTCATGGAAGAATTGAATTCCGAAATTCTCGATGAAAGTCCAGATCCCCGACTTCCGTGGGCGTTTCGATCGCTCGTCGCGACGTGCGAGTACCTTGTCAACTACGCTCATGTCGTCGTCGTCGTCGCAGTGGCATTGGGCATCCTTTTGTTTGCGGGGCCGATTCGCCGCTACCTACGCCGCGTCGTTGCTTCACGATGGGTCGGTTCCATCGCCAGAGTGCGTTCCGCGAGACTGATGAGTTTGTTAGCCGACAGCCTTGAAGCCGGTCGCCCCATCGCCGGATCTCTTTCGACCCTTGGCCGCTATCACTTTGATTCGAGTGTCCGACAAAAGTTGCTACTTGCTCGCAACGAAGTCGAACAGGGAACGCCGCCCTGGGCAAGTTTGGCGGATGCAAACCTGATTACAGATGCCGAATCGATTGCGATCGAAAAAATGAACACTCAACCCGACCGCGTTTGGACCCTTCGCCATTTGGCGGCGTGGAAAAGCGAACAAGTGGGCCGATCGCGCGAGAAACGGTCCCAACTTGTACAACCTGCGGTCGTGCTGCTATTGGCAGCCATCGTCCTTTGGATCGGATTTTCCTATTTCCAGTTTCTAACCCACTTGATTGAAAGCTTGGCCAAACCATGA
- a CDS encoding type II secretion system F family protein, whose translation MSSAIEAHASRVLTHRQSLVPALLALADEVPSGSSRRELQALAKRLEGGTTVAELVQDPSTLAWLPHLASVASGEKVSATLSDAIRHAAEETQLRTQRQRVWVYPITVIVLAFLVLTAISVMIVPSFRSMFEEFGIRLPASTQLLLWISSQLSDAPLVTLVGMAAASAITYFAVRVWNHYALSSGLLGFFFVGNSSSVRAMASMTAMLADMFDLGASTDEAFRFAGDQCGHRYYRTLSYRLANHCQTTHDPISDATWAKQLPANVIHAINAGPCGEPSVPLLRELSAMYRERLAYRAAWTGGFASHLATLVVGLVVFFVIISLFAPLVSLVSGLS comes from the coding sequence ATGTCCTCTGCCATTGAAGCCCATGCCTCACGAGTGTTGACCCACCGTCAATCACTTGTGCCTGCGTTGCTCGCCCTGGCAGATGAAGTCCCAAGCGGCAGTAGTCGTCGCGAACTGCAAGCACTCGCCAAACGGCTGGAAGGTGGCACGACCGTAGCGGAGCTCGTACAAGACCCGTCGACGCTGGCGTGGCTTCCCCATTTGGCAAGTGTCGCAAGCGGCGAGAAGGTTTCCGCAACGCTTAGCGATGCGATTCGTCATGCGGCCGAGGAAACACAGCTTCGCACTCAACGTCAACGTGTTTGGGTCTATCCGATCACCGTGATCGTCTTGGCCTTCTTGGTCCTGACCGCCATCAGTGTGATGATCGTACCCAGTTTTCGTTCCATGTTTGAAGAGTTTGGCATTCGTTTGCCAGCGTCGACACAGTTGTTGCTGTGGATATCAAGTCAATTGAGTGACGCCCCGCTTGTCACCCTGGTGGGAATGGCCGCGGCATCCGCGATCACCTATTTCGCGGTGCGAGTGTGGAACCACTACGCATTGTCGAGTGGTTTGCTGGGCTTTTTCTTCGTTGGGAACTCCTCGAGTGTCCGAGCGATGGCCAGCATGACGGCAATGTTGGCTGACATGTTCGACCTCGGAGCGTCAACCGACGAGGCGTTTCGGTTTGCTGGCGATCAGTGTGGGCACCGTTACTACCGCACTCTTTCCTATCGACTCGCAAACCATTGCCAAACCACCCATGACCCCATCTCGGATGCGACTTGGGCCAAACAGTTGCCCGCGAACGTGATTCATGCCATCAACGCGGGACCCTGCGGCGAACCCAGCGTGCCGCTATTGAGAGAGCTATCCGCGATGTATCGCGAGCGACTCGCCTATCGAGCAGCCTGGACGGGAGGATTTGCTTCTCACCTTGCAACCCTTGTGGTCGGTTTGGTCGTCTTCTTTGTCATCATCTCGCTGTTTGCGCCGCTCGTCAGTCTCGTTTCGGGGTTGAGCTAA
- a CDS encoding RNA polymerase sigma factor, whose amino-acid sequence MATFDSFSDQVRRRAERIAESSAAALAGLYDLTAQRLVRYATTITANQHDAEDAVSAALVRVAREPRLLCRAERPWAYLLRMVRNESLLILRKKKRWSLLGDLSDLLTRRSSDPIEIEDQQRAVWSALRSLPTEQSEVVVLKIWEDMTFAQISEVLEVSPSTAASRYRYAIEKLSGKLRSSDAEVIHE is encoded by the coding sequence ATGGCCACCTTTGACAGTTTTTCCGACCAAGTTCGACGTCGCGCCGAACGGATTGCCGAAAGCAGTGCTGCCGCACTTGCGGGGTTGTATGATTTAACCGCCCAGCGGTTAGTGCGCTACGCGACGACGATCACCGCAAACCAGCACGATGCCGAAGACGCTGTCTCGGCGGCCTTGGTACGGGTGGCCCGAGAGCCGCGATTGTTGTGCCGAGCGGAACGTCCGTGGGCCTACCTGCTGCGAATGGTCCGAAATGAGTCGCTCTTGATTCTGCGGAAAAAGAAACGATGGTCGTTGCTGGGTGACCTTTCAGACTTATTGACTCGGCGTTCAAGCGACCCGATCGAAATCGAAGACCAGCAACGAGCCGTCTGGTCCGCACTGCGATCGCTGCCGACCGAGCAAAGCGAAGTGGTGGTACTGAAAATCTGGGAAGACATGACGTTTGCTCAGATTTCGGAAGTGCTGGAAGTGAGCCCCTCAACCGCCGCAAGTCGCTACCGCTACGCGATCGAGAAACTCTCGGGCAAACTGCGTTCTTCGGACGCGGAGGTGATCCATGAGTGA
- a CDS encoding multiheme c-type cytochrome, with translation MAPSSATDTRPAVKKKKYVRAVGPRLRKLLYVVFVLVALLFANSGYLASITLMEWSRNETYQDYYYQYMFLAHLVMGLLLVLPLVVFGFIHMWNTRNRRNRRALRIGYALFAVSVTVLATGILLMRVSGFDLKQPMARSTVYWLHVACPLAAIWLYWLHRLVGPKIKWKVGFGFAGVAAASILGLVVMQMQDPRQWNAVGPESGSEYFKPSLARTSSGNFIPAKTLMQDQYCIKCHADVHQQWSDSVHRFSSFNNPPYLASVIDTRAVSMQRDGNVKGARFCAGCHDPVPFFSGAFDDPDFDLLNHDTATAGITCTACHAITHVNGVRGNGDYTIEEPLHYPFAYSDNSVLQWINNQLVKAKPSFHKKTFLKPLHKTAEFCSTCHKVHLPYALNHYKEFLRGQNHYDSYLFSGVSGHGARSFYYPAQAEHNCNQCHMPLKESDDFGAQRFAGSHSLSVHDHLFPSANTGISWLRDRKEVTAAHQAFLKDNLRVDIFGLREGGEIDGKRIAPLRPAVPMLKPGSKYLLDAVVRTLKLGHHFTQGTTDSNEIWIDVKVSVGDRVIGRSGEVNADKQNEVDPWSHFLNVFMLDKNGRRIDRRNAEDIFTPLYNHQIPPGAAQTVHYELEVPVDVDAPVKVEVKVLYRKFDQFYMNFVAEKMQTLGQSIRGQQPGKPYLNQLPITTLASDSILFPVEGVAETVENADSEIPVWQRWNDYGIGLLLKGKAELRQAEEAFLEVEKLDRWDGPLNLARVFNTEGRLDDAVDALNRATRFREQAGFPRWTWAWLSGAVNAQQGRLEEAELNLRSVLEDRTEEMQRRGFDFSLDIEVINLLGRTLFDLGNVRARQDRADQAEAYYGEAVSRFERTLAIDPENVSAHHNLQQLYEKLGDEERSAFHRQAHLKYKPDDNAQGRAIRLARERYPAANHAAEAVVKYSLTRSIAQP, from the coding sequence ATGGCCCCGAGCTCTGCAACGGATACAAGACCAGCGGTAAAAAAAAAGAAATATGTTCGCGCCGTAGGACCTCGGTTGCGAAAACTGTTGTACGTGGTGTTCGTTCTCGTCGCATTGTTGTTTGCGAATTCAGGCTACCTCGCCAGCATCACGCTGATGGAGTGGTCTCGTAACGAAACCTATCAAGACTATTACTACCAGTACATGTTTCTTGCACATCTTGTGATGGGCTTGTTGCTGGTTTTGCCCTTGGTGGTTTTTGGCTTCATCCATATGTGGAACACCCGCAACCGCCGCAATCGGCGTGCACTGCGTATTGGTTATGCGCTGTTTGCGGTCAGTGTGACGGTGTTGGCGACGGGGATTTTGTTGATGCGGGTGAGCGGTTTCGATTTGAAGCAACCGATGGCACGCAGTACCGTTTACTGGTTGCACGTCGCTTGCCCACTTGCGGCCATTTGGTTGTATTGGCTGCATCGCCTCGTCGGTCCGAAGATCAAATGGAAGGTTGGCTTCGGGTTTGCTGGCGTCGCCGCGGCATCGATTTTAGGTCTCGTCGTGATGCAAATGCAGGATCCTCGACAATGGAACGCGGTGGGGCCCGAATCGGGGTCAGAGTACTTTAAGCCTTCGTTGGCCAGGACATCGTCGGGAAACTTCATTCCGGCGAAGACGTTGATGCAAGATCAATACTGCATAAAATGCCACGCCGACGTTCACCAGCAGTGGAGTGACAGCGTTCATCGTTTCAGTTCGTTTAACAATCCACCCTACTTGGCGAGTGTCATCGATACTCGAGCGGTGTCGATGCAACGCGATGGGAATGTCAAGGGAGCACGCTTTTGTGCCGGTTGTCATGATCCGGTCCCCTTCTTTTCTGGGGCGTTTGATGATCCTGACTTTGATTTGTTGAATCATGACACGGCCACCGCCGGGATCACTTGCACGGCTTGCCATGCGATCACCCATGTCAACGGTGTCCGCGGCAATGGTGACTACACCATCGAAGAACCACTGCATTACCCGTTTGCCTATAGCGACAACTCGGTGCTGCAGTGGATCAACAACCAGTTGGTCAAGGCCAAACCGTCATTTCACAAAAAGACCTTTCTGAAGCCGCTGCACAAGACGGCCGAGTTCTGTTCGACGTGTCACAAAGTCCATTTGCCCTACGCGTTGAACCACTACAAAGAGTTTCTTAGAGGTCAAAACCACTACGATTCGTATTTGTTTAGCGGCGTATCAGGCCATGGCGCAAGAAGTTTTTACTACCCCGCTCAGGCAGAGCACAATTGCAACCAATGCCACATGCCCTTGAAGGAGTCAGACGATTTTGGAGCACAGAGGTTTGCCGGTTCCCATTCGTTGAGTGTTCACGATCACTTGTTTCCGTCAGCCAATACGGGCATCTCGTGGTTGAGAGATCGTAAGGAAGTGACGGCGGCCCACCAAGCTTTTCTGAAAGATAACTTACGAGTTGACATCTTTGGACTTCGCGAAGGGGGTGAAATTGATGGGAAACGGATCGCGCCGCTGCGTCCCGCTGTCCCCATGCTGAAGCCGGGAAGCAAGTATTTGCTCGATGCGGTCGTACGGACCCTGAAACTTGGCCATCATTTTACCCAGGGAACGACGGATTCGAACGAGATTTGGATTGATGTGAAGGTGAGTGTGGGGGACCGTGTCATTGGACGTAGCGGAGAAGTGAATGCCGACAAGCAGAACGAAGTGGACCCGTGGTCCCATTTCTTGAACGTGTTCATGCTCGACAAGAACGGACGACGTATCGACCGACGTAATGCGGAGGACATTTTCACGCCCTTGTACAATCACCAAATTCCACCGGGGGCGGCCCAGACGGTTCACTATGAACTTGAAGTCCCCGTTGACGTCGACGCGCCGGTGAAGGTCGAAGTGAAAGTGTTGTACCGCAAGTTCGATCAGTTCTATATGAACTTCGTTGCCGAGAAGATGCAGACACTTGGTCAATCGATTCGCGGCCAACAACCAGGAAAACCCTATCTCAACCAACTGCCGATTACGACCCTTGCCAGCGATTCAATCCTATTTCCCGTGGAGGGCGTTGCGGAAACCGTCGAAAACGCGGACAGTGAAATCCCCGTTTGGCAACGCTGGAACGACTACGGGATCGGTTTGCTGCTGAAAGGGAAAGCGGAACTGCGGCAAGCTGAGGAAGCTTTTCTCGAAGTTGAAAAACTCGATCGTTGGGATGGCCCGTTGAATTTGGCGAGAGTCTTCAATACCGAAGGGCGATTGGATGACGCGGTCGATGCGCTGAACCGAGCCACTCGGTTTCGTGAGCAGGCAGGGTTTCCGCGTTGGACTTGGGCATGGTTGTCGGGCGCGGTCAATGCCCAACAAGGCCGACTCGAAGAGGCCGAATTGAACCTTCGCAGTGTGCTCGAGGATCGCACCGAAGAGATGCAGCGACGCGGCTTCGACTTCAGTTTGGATATCGAAGTGATCAACCTGCTGGGCCGAACGCTTTTTGATCTCGGCAACGTTCGCGCTCGGCAAGATCGTGCTGACCAGGCAGAAGCTTACTACGGAGAAGCGGTTTCGCGGTTTGAACGGACGCTGGCGATTGATCCCGAAAATGTCTCCGCTCATCACAACCTGCAACAGTTGTACGAAAAGCTCGGTGACGAGGAAAGGTCCGCGTTCCATCGCCAAGCTCACTTAAAGTACAAACCCGATGACAATGCACAGGGACGGGCGATCCGCTTGGCGCGAGAGCGATACCCCGCGGCGAATCATGCGGCCGAAGCGGTGGTGAAGTACTCGCTGACACGCTCTATCGCTCAGCCCTAA
- a CDS encoding CRTAC1 family protein, whose protein sequence is MARWLVPDSHGKYRIVNPNPDHDPRDLETEHHDDAVIGRAFRSSLAAIVALFAVGGGIAYLVSRPEPPPELKQTRLAPVRIREMPKVEIPTVSFTDVTKEVGIDFVHNNGATGEKLLPETMGGGCAAFDFDNDGDQDILFVNSKDWPQTPSGNPPSTMGLYRNDGGKFTNVTVGSGLDVSCYGMGTAVGDYDNDGWVDVFITALGPNHLFRNLGDGHFEEVTSTAGLAGADDAWSCGAGWFDYDNDSDLDLFVGNYVKWTRDYDVSQNFQLVGGGRAYGRPQNFEGVFPYFYRNDGGGKFSDISEQAGVQVRNPATGVEQPKSLGVTICDVDDNGTLDLIVANDTVQNLLFNNTGDGKFQEYGVLSGIAFDSGGNARGAMGIDVTPFRDNKAIAIAIGNFANEMTAMFVSRKGKMQFFDEAVSTGLGPSTRLELTFGIFYFDYDLDGRVDLFCANGHLEDEINRVQPSQHYEQPPQLFWNAGAQYGTEFLKVNREHCGDDLLQPMVGRGAVYLDYDLDGDLDVLITSVGRKPRLLRNELTPGQHWLRLKLVGDGSAVNRDAIGAWAEVIVGEKTYRKQVMPTRSYLSQVELPVTFGLGDTDQVENVVVQWPDGRRQEFGPLQVDQVHRLVR, encoded by the coding sequence ATGGCACGTTGGCTTGTACCTGACTCACATGGAAAGTATCGAATCGTGAATCCCAATCCTGACCACGATCCACGAGACCTCGAAACCGAACATCATGATGATGCTGTGATCGGACGAGCGTTCCGGAGTTCGCTTGCGGCGATCGTGGCATTGTTTGCAGTGGGAGGGGGGATCGCCTATTTGGTTTCCCGCCCCGAACCGCCACCGGAGCTGAAGCAGACACGGTTGGCTCCGGTGCGAATCCGTGAAATGCCAAAGGTAGAGATACCGACGGTCTCGTTCACCGACGTAACGAAGGAAGTCGGGATCGACTTTGTCCATAATAACGGTGCGACGGGGGAAAAGTTGCTGCCTGAGACGATGGGTGGCGGCTGCGCGGCCTTCGATTTTGATAACGATGGCGATCAAGATATCTTGTTCGTCAACTCGAAGGATTGGCCTCAGACGCCATCGGGGAATCCGCCGAGCACGATGGGGCTCTATCGGAACGACGGCGGGAAATTTACCAACGTGACGGTTGGCTCAGGTCTGGATGTTTCGTGCTACGGAATGGGAACTGCGGTCGGCGACTATGACAATGACGGTTGGGTCGACGTCTTCATCACCGCGCTGGGGCCCAACCACTTGTTTCGAAATCTTGGTGATGGCCATTTTGAAGAAGTCACGTCAACGGCAGGGTTGGCCGGCGCTGACGATGCATGGAGCTGCGGCGCAGGGTGGTTTGATTATGACAACGATAGTGATCTGGACTTGTTCGTTGGCAACTATGTCAAATGGACTCGCGATTATGATGTCTCGCAGAACTTCCAACTCGTTGGTGGGGGCCGTGCCTATGGCCGACCTCAAAATTTCGAGGGTGTGTTTCCATACTTTTATCGCAACGACGGTGGCGGGAAGTTCAGCGATATCTCCGAGCAAGCGGGCGTCCAAGTTCGCAATCCGGCAACGGGGGTCGAGCAACCCAAATCGCTGGGCGTGACGATTTGCGACGTCGACGATAATGGGACACTTGATTTGATCGTCGCCAACGATACCGTGCAAAACCTGTTGTTCAACAACACCGGCGACGGCAAATTTCAAGAGTATGGCGTGTTGTCGGGGATCGCCTTCGATTCAGGCGGAAATGCGCGTGGTGCGATGGGGATCGATGTGACCCCGTTTCGTGACAACAAGGCAATCGCGATAGCGATAGGAAACTTTGCCAACGAAATGACAGCGATGTTTGTTTCGCGGAAAGGAAAAATGCAGTTCTTCGATGAAGCCGTTTCGACGGGGCTCGGGCCGAGTACGCGACTCGAACTGACGTTTGGTATCTTCTACTTCGACTACGATCTGGATGGCCGGGTGGACTTGTTCTGTGCCAATGGACATCTCGAAGACGAGATCAACCGAGTGCAGCCGAGTCAACACTACGAACAACCGCCTCAGTTGTTTTGGAACGCGGGTGCGCAATACGGCACGGAGTTTTTAAAAGTGAATCGGGAACATTGCGGAGACGATTTACTTCAGCCGATGGTGGGACGTGGTGCGGTTTATCTGGACTATGATCTCGATGGGGATCTGGATGTCTTGATCACATCGGTTGGACGCAAGCCGCGTCTGCTGCGCAACGAATTGACGCCGGGTCAGCATTGGTTGCGATTGAAATTGGTGGGCGATGGCTCAGCGGTCAACCGTGATGCTATCGGTGCCTGGGCCGAGGTGATCGTCGGGGAAAAGACGTACCGTAAACAAGTGATGCCAACTCGCAGCTATTTGTCGCAAGTCGAGTTGCCCGTCACGTTTGGGCTCGGTGACACGGATCAAGTGGAGAATGTCGTGGTGCAATGGCCCGATGGCCGGCGGCAAGAATTTGGGCCACTGCAGGTGGATCAGGTTCACCGCTTGGTGCGGTGA
- a CDS encoding HD-GYP domain-containing protein yields MGSVSVSVDQLRPGVTCSHAIEDDAGILLLGSGTRITEQVIAGLLDRNVSSIEVHPSDLAALTGNPRSGAKAAAKPQRETPSGFTGVWEPNVALKEFLINRFDEPLSEKRTASLQRGLVGARARFDQLQQMLLDHDAHSINPITTISEAYARAMLDDHDQTVGVIGGPDANHDLTRRSVRFAVLGMAVGTEMGLDGPTTLEIGLTGLLHDIGLLVMDPKLRDPSSNLSSEDRWEYEKHPLISKDSIANLRDIPHSVQLAIQQVHEQFDGSGFPRALRGPRIHLYARVLNVVDAYLQLTTPASNRCAILPHDALGLILHHAGRGIFDPQVIRAFLKTESMFPLGSLVELRSGQQATVIRRSPDNYAAPVLVDADGERLDATVQENQIARPLAVPGIPQMRVPVSQMASITWNVAENLLMV; encoded by the coding sequence ATGGGGTCAGTTTCTGTTTCGGTGGATCAGTTACGTCCCGGCGTAACCTGTAGCCATGCGATCGAAGATGACGCCGGCATCCTGCTGCTCGGTTCCGGTACACGCATCACCGAACAAGTGATCGCCGGATTACTCGACCGGAACGTTAGCTCGATCGAAGTCCACCCAAGCGACCTCGCAGCGCTGACGGGGAACCCACGCTCGGGAGCCAAGGCAGCGGCGAAACCCCAGCGAGAAACCCCGTCAGGGTTTACAGGTGTTTGGGAGCCGAACGTGGCGCTGAAAGAGTTTCTGATCAATCGTTTTGACGAGCCACTCAGTGAGAAGCGGACCGCATCCTTGCAACGAGGTCTCGTCGGCGCGCGAGCGCGCTTCGATCAACTCCAACAAATGTTGCTCGACCATGACGCTCATTCCATCAATCCGATCACCACGATCTCCGAAGCCTACGCTCGAGCCATGCTTGACGACCACGACCAAACCGTTGGTGTGATTGGTGGCCCGGACGCAAATCACGATTTGACGCGCCGATCCGTACGGTTTGCAGTGCTCGGCATGGCCGTGGGAACCGAGATGGGACTCGATGGTCCAACGACGCTCGAAATTGGTCTCACGGGACTCTTGCATGACATCGGTTTGCTGGTCATGGATCCAAAGCTTCGTGATCCAAGTTCAAACTTGTCGTCTGAGGATCGCTGGGAATATGAAAAGCACCCGCTCATCTCGAAGGACAGCATCGCGAATCTGCGAGACATTCCCCATAGTGTGCAGTTAGCGATCCAACAAGTTCATGAACAGTTTGATGGATCGGGATTTCCACGGGCTTTGCGAGGGCCACGGATTCACTTGTACGCCAGGGTGCTCAACGTGGTCGACGCCTACTTGCAGTTGACGACTCCCGCAAGCAACCGCTGTGCGATCTTGCCTCACGATGCGCTTGGATTAATTTTGCATCATGCGGGACGCGGGATCTTCGATCCGCAAGTCATTCGCGCTTTCCTCAAGACCGAATCCATGTTTCCGCTCGGCAGTTTGGTCGAGTTGCGTAGTGGACAGCAAGCGACCGTGATTCGCCGATCGCCCGATAATTACGCGGCACCCGTCTTGGTCGACGCTGACGGAGAACGATTGGATGCCACGGTGCAGGAAAACCAGATCGCTCGCCCGTTGGCGGTTCCTGGGATCCCACAAATGCGAGTTCCCGTTTCGCAAATGGCATCCATCACCTGGAATGTCGCCGAAAACCTGTTAATGGTCTGA
- the lhgO gene encoding L-2-hydroxyglutarate oxidase, protein MMATGKSQRATADVVVVGGGIVGLATAMQLIQRHGALSVTVVEAESRVAGHQSGHNSGVLHSGIYYKPGSNKAKTCRAGKAAMEAFCDDSGIMWDRCGKVVVATSELELAGLNRIAENATANGVEFERIDTDQLRQLEPAAAGIAALHVPATGIVNYVDVCAAMHRWIVDHGGKVVLGFRVAKIHPTKRSIRVSSSLGSEMDCGRLINCAGLQSDRVLQLAGGQPSVRIVPFRGEYYELNQGRESLCRNLIYPVPDPAFPFLGVHFTRMIGGGVECGPNAVLALSRHGYDWKTMNPKDLAGTLLYPGFLRMAKTHWRMGVGEIHRSLRKTAFVRALQRLIPSVNAADLKPGRAGVRAQAVAPEGGLLDDFLIEPTEHAIHVLNAPSPAATASIAIADQIVDHFEAM, encoded by the coding sequence ATGATGGCAACAGGAAAATCGCAGCGAGCAACAGCCGACGTGGTCGTGGTCGGTGGCGGGATCGTCGGCTTGGCAACGGCGATGCAGTTGATTCAGCGCCATGGCGCATTGTCCGTGACGGTGGTCGAAGCAGAATCACGCGTCGCAGGACACCAAAGCGGCCACAACTCGGGGGTGCTGCATTCGGGGATTTACTACAAACCGGGTTCGAATAAGGCGAAAACCTGCCGCGCGGGCAAGGCGGCGATGGAAGCGTTTTGCGACGACTCTGGCATCATGTGGGATCGCTGCGGCAAGGTGGTCGTTGCAACCAGCGAGTTGGAACTTGCTGGACTCAATCGCATTGCGGAAAACGCGACGGCCAATGGCGTCGAGTTCGAACGCATCGATACCGACCAGCTTCGACAACTTGAACCTGCTGCTGCCGGAATTGCGGCCTTGCATGTGCCAGCGACGGGGATCGTCAATTATGTCGACGTCTGTGCCGCCATGCATCGATGGATTGTCGATCACGGAGGCAAGGTGGTCTTAGGATTCCGGGTTGCCAAGATCCATCCGACAAAACGATCGATTCGTGTTTCAAGTTCGTTAGGGTCTGAGATGGATTGCGGCCGTCTTATCAATTGTGCGGGGCTGCAAAGTGATCGGGTCTTACAATTGGCCGGTGGCCAACCGAGCGTTCGGATTGTTCCGTTTCGTGGCGAGTACTACGAATTGAACCAAGGCAGAGAGTCGTTGTGTCGCAACCTAATCTACCCGGTGCCTGATCCCGCTTTCCCCTTCCTCGGTGTCCACTTTACTCGGATGATTGGTGGTGGAGTCGAGTGTGGCCCCAATGCGGTGTTAGCCCTATCGCGACACGGATATGACTGGAAGACCATGAATCCGAAGGACCTGGCGGGGACGCTTCTGTACCCTGGTTTCCTAAGGATGGCGAAAACCCATTGGCGGATGGGGGTCGGTGAAATCCATCGCTCGCTCCGCAAGACTGCTTTTGTGCGAGCGTTGCAAAGGTTAATTCCTTCGGTGAACGCGGCCGACCTGAAACCGGGACGCGCGGGGGTTCGTGCACAAGCTGTCGCACCGGAGGGCGGGTTACTGGACGATTTTTTGATCGAACCGACGGAGCATGCCATTCATGTGCTGAATGCTCCCTCGCCGGCCGCGACCGCGTCGATCGCGATCGCGGATCAAATTGTTGATCACTTTGAAGCGATGTGA